A stretch of the Triplophysa dalaica isolate WHDGS20190420 chromosome 19, ASM1584641v1, whole genome shotgun sequence genome encodes the following:
- the wdr73 gene encoding WD repeat-containing protein 73 isoform X2: MDTSSDEADDWFIESLNTYKDLHVFQLEHPTKVIEWTGDKSICVAGYTEARSEILELLLPLKLYAGDNQGLCAERDFKVQHGGFSEEPVECLIHIPETRFVVTSGGSSPALQIWDIGGDDSDVIKRTGVINPKSPSAKCGKIASGLTENPTALHGSYTNDVQLTELATGRVLYTVGNESSDLESMSGLHWCFGLRSSSSDPSLCTIARLSSSGQMVLSDLRDLQNSFCQTQLNVQHISAKNEFLNVSWASVLDSCLSVSGFDGTVQVYNTRNWSTEAQTPQPVFSHRGHDMSYEAKCSGSRPVVTTHAWHPSRPNTLLSAATDGSVHVWDWVDKSTYT; this comes from the exons ATGGATACATCCTCTGATGAAGCCGATGACTGGTTTATTGAGTCTCTAAACAC GTACAAAGACCTGCATGTTTTTCAACTCGAGCATCCCACAAAAGTTATAGAATGGACGGGTGACAAAA GTATTTGTGTGGCAGGATACACTGAAGCAAGAAGTGAAATCTTGGAGTTACTTCTGCCCCTAAAATTATATGCAGGAGACAACCAG GGTCTTTGTGCAGAACGAGACTTCAAAGTACAGCATGGAGGATTTTCAGAAGAACCTGTTGAGTGTTTGATCCATATCCCTGAAACAAG GTTTGTGGTGACAAGTGGAGGTTCAAGTCCAGCATTGCAGATTTGGGATATTGGAGGAGATGATAGTG ATGTTATAAAAAGGACCGGAGTCATAAACCCCAAAAGCCCATCAGCAAAATGCGGTAAAATAGCATCTGGTTTGACTGAGAATCCAACAGCCCTTCATGGTTCTTATACTAATGACGTTCAACTGACAGAGTTAGCAACAGGAAGAGTTTTGTATACAGTAG GAAACGAGTCCTCGGATTTA GAAAGTATGAGCGGACTACACTGGTGTTTTGGATTGAGATCGAGCAGTTCAGATCCGTCCCTCTGTACTATAGCAAGACTTTCTTCATCTGGTCAAATGGTTCTGTCTGATCTGAGAGATTTACAGAATTCGTTTTGTCAAACTCAACTAAATGTCCAACACATCTCAGCGAAGAATGAATTTCTGAACGTGTCTTGGGCTTCTGTTCTTGACAGCTGTCTTTCTGTGTCTG GGTTTGATGGAACAGTACAGGTCTATAACACACGGAATTGGAGTACAGAGGCACAGACCCCTCAGCCTGTTTTTTCACACAGAGGTCATGATATGTCATATGAAGCTAAATGCAGTGGTTCCCGACCTGTGGTTACTACTCACGCTTGGCATCCATCGCGACCAAACACTCTTCTCTCGGCAGCTACTGATGGATCTGTACATGTATGGGACTGGGTGGACAAAAGCACTTACACATGA
- the wdr73 gene encoding WD repeat-containing protein 73 isoform X1 has protein sequence MDTSSDEADDWFIESLNTYKDLHVFQLEHPTKVIEWTGDKSICVAGYTEARSEILELLLPLKLYAGDNQGLCAERDFKVQHGGFSEEPVECLIHIPETRFVVTSGGSSPALQIWDIGGDDSDVIKRTGVINPKSPSAKCGKIASGLTENPTALHGSYTNDVQLTELATGRVLYTVGNESSDLVSGLQFVNAYVFLICTCNGALLMGDIRDPLTCHYPLKESMSGLHWCFGLRSSSSDPSLCTIARLSSSGQMVLSDLRDLQNSFCQTQLNVQHISAKNEFLNVSWASVLDSCLSVSGFDGTVQVYNTRNWSTEAQTPQPVFSHRGHDMSYEAKCSGSRPVVTTHAWHPSRPNTLLSAATDGSVHVWDWVDKSTYT, from the exons ATGGATACATCCTCTGATGAAGCCGATGACTGGTTTATTGAGTCTCTAAACAC GTACAAAGACCTGCATGTTTTTCAACTCGAGCATCCCACAAAAGTTATAGAATGGACGGGTGACAAAA GTATTTGTGTGGCAGGATACACTGAAGCAAGAAGTGAAATCTTGGAGTTACTTCTGCCCCTAAAATTATATGCAGGAGACAACCAG GGTCTTTGTGCAGAACGAGACTTCAAAGTACAGCATGGAGGATTTTCAGAAGAACCTGTTGAGTGTTTGATCCATATCCCTGAAACAAG GTTTGTGGTGACAAGTGGAGGTTCAAGTCCAGCATTGCAGATTTGGGATATTGGAGGAGATGATAGTG ATGTTATAAAAAGGACCGGAGTCATAAACCCCAAAAGCCCATCAGCAAAATGCGGTAAAATAGCATCTGGTTTGACTGAGAATCCAACAGCCCTTCATGGTTCTTATACTAATGACGTTCAACTGACAGAGTTAGCAACAGGAAGAGTTTTGTATACAGTAG GAAACGAGTCCTCGGATTTAGTAAGCGGCTTGCAGTTTGTTAACGCTTACGTGTTTCTCATTTGTACATGCAATGGTGCCCTGCTTATGGGAGACATAAGAGACCCTCTGACCTGTCATTATCCTCTAAAGGAAAGTATGAGCGGACTACACTGGTGTTTTGGATTGAGATCGAGCAGTTCAGATCCGTCCCTCTGTACTATAGCAAGACTTTCTTCATCTGGTCAAATGGTTCTGTCTGATCTGAGAGATTTACAGAATTCGTTTTGTCAAACTCAACTAAATGTCCAACACATCTCAGCGAAGAATGAATTTCTGAACGTGTCTTGGGCTTCTGTTCTTGACAGCTGTCTTTCTGTGTCTG GGTTTGATGGAACAGTACAGGTCTATAACACACGGAATTGGAGTACAGAGGCACAGACCCCTCAGCCTGTTTTTTCACACAGAGGTCATGATATGTCATATGAAGCTAAATGCAGTGGTTCCCGACCTGTGGTTACTACTCACGCTTGGCATCCATCGCGACCAAACACTCTTCTCTCGGCAGCTACTGATGGATCTGTACATGTATGGGACTGGGTGGACAAAAGCACTTACACATGA
- the LOC130408113 gene encoding sialidase-3-like, which produces MFSETHSGITSKQLQVTTVFKQEDRCPECGPNQVTYRIPALIYIHENQTYIAFAEKRKTPNDTDADVLVMRRGMWNDGQVEWDNNHAVVFSACLPNHRSMNPCPVYEKKSKILFLFFITVPVGVSEQAQIKENKNQARLCYVTSKDTGITWSHITDLTTDVISYKVKDWATFAVGPGHGIQTQSGRLIIPAYAYHCHPTHKPTPYAFALYSDDHGSSWHVGEHMSDESCECEMAEIIDHEGKHHLYCNARSRSSHRVEALSKSIGQVFDNPSSARKLSETGYGCQGSVLSFAPDKISENTWLMYCHPTNPHQRRSLGIYLNKTPWDASGWEELKMILHHGPSGYSDLAQCGDGGYFACLMECGERREDEEVGLVIFKLSDVIQAKHAE; this is translated from the exons ATGTTCAGTGAAACACATTCAGGAATCACATCAAAACAGTTACAGGTAACTACAGTATTCAAACAAGAAGATAGGTGTCCAGAATGTGGACCAAACCAGGTGACTTATAGAATTCCAGCTCTCATATATATCCATGAAAATCAAACATACATTGCCTTTGCTGAGAAACGGAAAACACCAAATGACACTGATGCAGATGTCCTAGTGATGAGAAGAGGAATGTGGAATGATGGACAGGTTGAG TGGGACAATAATCACGCAGTGGTTTTTTCGGCTTGTCTACCAAACCACCGCAGCATGAACCCATGTCCGGTCTACGAGAAAAAAAGCAAgatcctgtttttgtttttcatcacgGTTCCAGTTGGAGTTTCTGAACAAGCccaaataaaggaaaataaaaatcaagcaCGACTTTGTTATGTAACCAGCAAGGACACTGGCATTACCTGGAGCCATATCACGGATTTGACGACAGATGTGATCAGCTACAAAGTAAAAGACTGGGCCACCTTTGCTGTCGGGCCAGGGCATGGTATCCAAACACAGAGTGGGAGATTGATCATCCCCGCCTATGCGTATCATTGCCATCCCACTCATAAGCCCACACCATATGCATTTGCGCTTTACAGTGATGACCATGGAAGCTCTTGGCATGTTGGAGAACATATGTCTGATGAGTCTTGCGAGTGTGAGATGGCCGAGATCATAGACCATGAGGGTAAACACCATCTATACTGCAATGCTCGTAGTCGATCCAGTCACAGAGTTGAGGCTCTGAGCAAGAGCATCGGACAAGTCTTTGACAACCCTTCATCTGCACGTAAGCTGTCTGAGACCGGATACGGTTGCCAAGGTAGCGTGTTAAGTTTTGCCCCTGATAAAATATCTGAAAACACGTGGCTGATGTACTGTCATCCAACCAATCCACACCAGAGAAGGTCCCTTGGTATCTATTTGAATAAAACACCATGGGATGCTTCAGGATGGGAGGAACTTAAAATGATACTCCATCACGGTCCCAGTGGATACTCTGATCTGGCTCAGTGTGGAGATGGAGGGTATTTTGCTTGTCTCATGGAGTGTGGAGAGAGAAGGGAGGATGAAGAAGTGGGCTTGGTCATTTTTAAACTATCTGATGTCATTCAGGCCAAGCATGCtgaataa